A window of Lepidochelys kempii isolate rLepKem1 chromosome 1, rLepKem1.hap2, whole genome shotgun sequence contains these coding sequences:
- the ETFBKMT gene encoding electron transfer flavoprotein beta subunit lysine methyltransferase isoform X1, giving the protein MVFCYLKWFIGFVSRDVLTKASRSSNRSTSLVWRCCYHRTPGSFLDPEMRAFLEENTEVSSSGHLTPEIRLRLLTPRCRFWQERADLWPYGDPFWAIYWPGGQALSRYILDNPDAVRMGSVLDLGSGCGATAIAAVMSGASQVLANDIDPIAGMAMVLNCELNNVNPFPILTKNIIDTELDHWDLIVLGDMFYDEQLANSLHRWLRKCISIHGTKVLIGDPGRPQFLGHRIHSQLHQVVEYSLPESTRQENNGLTSSIVWSYQP; this is encoded by the exons ATGGTATTCTGCTACTTGAAGTGGTTTATAGGCTTTGTCAGTAGGGATGTCCTCACAAAAGCTTCAAGGAGCAGTAACAGAAGCACCTCTTTGGTATGGAGATGCTGctatcacaggactccaggaagCTTCCTGGATCCTGAGATGAGAGCATTTCTGGAGGAgaacactgaagtcagtagcagtGGGCACCTCACACCAGAGATACGACTGCGACTTCTGACGCCTCGCTGCAGATTCTGGCAGGAAAGAGCTGACTTGTGGCCCTATGGCGACCCCTTCTGGGCAATCTACTGGCCAGGAGGCCAAGCCCTGTCCAG GTATATCTTAGATAACCCGGATGCTGTCAGAATGGGATCAGTACTAGATCTCGGAAGTGGATGTGGAGCAACAGCAATCGCTGCTGTGATGAGCGGTGCATCCCAGGTCCTTGCGAATGACATCGACCCCA TTGCAGGAATGGCCATGGTATTAAATTGTGAGCTGAACAATGTGAACCCCTTTCCTATTCTAACTAAGAACATCATTGATACAGAGCTGGACCACTGGGACCTCATTGTTTTGGGGGATATGTTTTATGATGAACAACTTGCAAACAGTCTTCATCGCTGGTTGAGGAAATGCATCAGTATCCATGGAACTAAAGTGCTAATTGGTGACCCTGGGAGGCCTCAGTTTTTAGGCCACCGCATTCACAGTCAATTGCACCAAGTGGTAGAATATTCACTTCCTGAATCCACTAGGCAAGAAAACAATGGATTAACCTCAAGCATTGTCTGGAGTTACCAGCCCTGA